A DNA window from Providencia huaxiensis contains the following coding sequences:
- a CDS encoding exopolyphosphatase, with product MPITDASTPRPQEIAAIDLGSNSFHMVIARIVNGALQVLTRLKKRVHLADGLSDTNELSEEAMERGLACLALFAERLQGFSPENVCIVGTHSLRVATNVKLFLQRAKEIMPYPIEIISGQEEARLIFMGVEHTQPEKGRKLVLDIGGGSTELVIGEKFEPLLIESRRMGCVSFARTYFPNEEINPEFFNRAYLGACLKLESTAILFKKQTWDVAMGASGTIKAAHSVIQELGYKDGIITRERLIEIKQMALKYKSFSALNILGLSNERKHVFVPGLAILLAVFDSLEIKELRLSDGALREGVLYEMEGRFRHQDIRQRTALSLAEHYNIDREQAKRVLKTMEELYFQWGQQNPKQLNPQLESILIWAVMLHEVGLSINHSGMHRHSAYILQNTNLPGFNQEQQLLLATLVRNHRRAIKYDDIPKFNLFKRKQFMPLIQILRLAILLNNQRQSTTIPSSLRIETDDGHWTLYLPSEYLVQNALMLLDLEKESGYWEDVPGWSLTICAENE from the coding sequence ATGCCAATAACCGACGCCTCAACACCGAGACCACAAGAAATTGCGGCTATAGATTTGGGCTCCAACAGTTTTCATATGGTCATTGCCCGTATTGTTAACGGTGCATTGCAAGTTCTCACCCGTTTAAAAAAACGTGTTCACCTAGCGGATGGTCTGAGTGACACGAATGAATTAAGTGAAGAAGCCATGGAGCGTGGGCTTGCCTGCCTTGCGTTGTTTGCCGAACGGTTGCAAGGTTTTTCCCCTGAAAATGTGTGTATTGTTGGCACCCATTCATTACGTGTCGCAACCAATGTAAAACTGTTTTTACAACGCGCTAAAGAAATCATGCCCTATCCTATTGAAATCATTTCAGGCCAAGAAGAAGCTCGATTGATTTTTATGGGCGTTGAACATACCCAACCCGAGAAAGGTCGCAAATTAGTACTTGATATCGGTGGCGGTTCAACTGAGTTAGTCATTGGTGAAAAGTTTGAACCGCTTTTGATTGAAAGCCGCCGAATGGGCTGTGTGAGCTTTGCTCGCACTTACTTCCCAAATGAAGAAATTAACCCTGAGTTTTTTAATCGAGCCTACCTAGGGGCTTGCTTAAAGCTAGAAAGCACCGCGATTTTATTTAAGAAACAAACTTGGGATGTGGCGATGGGCGCCTCTGGCACCATCAAAGCTGCCCATAGTGTCATACAAGAATTAGGCTATAAAGACGGTATTATCACCCGTGAACGCCTTATCGAAATCAAGCAAATGGCGTTGAAATATAAGTCATTTAGCGCACTAAATATACTCGGTCTCTCTAATGAACGTAAACACGTATTTGTTCCAGGTTTAGCTATTTTACTTGCCGTATTTGATTCCTTAGAAATTAAAGAGTTACGTTTATCTGATGGTGCATTGCGTGAAGGTGTTTTATATGAAATGGAAGGCCGCTTTCGCCACCAAGATATCCGTCAGCGTACTGCATTAAGCCTTGCTGAGCACTATAATATCGATAGGGAGCAAGCTAAACGCGTATTAAAAACGATGGAAGAGCTCTATTTCCAGTGGGGGCAACAAAACCCTAAGCAGCTCAATCCACAATTGGAATCCATTTTAATATGGGCGGTTATGCTTCATGAAGTCGGGTTAAGTATTAATCATAGTGGCATGCACCGCCATTCTGCTTATATATTGCAAAATACCAACTTACCGGGTTTTAACCAAGAACAGCAGTTATTACTGGCAACATTGGTACGAAACCATCGAAGGGCTATCAAGTATGACGATATCCCTAAATTTAATTTATTTAAAAGAAAACAATTTATGCCGCTTATTCAAATTTTGCGGCTAGCCATTTTGTTAAATAATCAACGCCAATCTACAACAATCCCTTCTTCGTTACGGATAGAAACGGATGATGGGCACTGGACTCTCTATTTACCATCTGAATATCTCGTGCAAAATGCATTGATGTTATTAGATTTAGAAAAGGAAAGTGGCTATTGGGAAGATGTTCCCGGTTGGTCGTTAACTATTTGTGCAGAAAATGAGTAA
- a CDS encoding MFS transporter, with amino-acid sequence MTPQTASQPSARPLGKEDYKTLGLSSLGGTLEFYDFVIFVFYAKIISQLFFPGDNEFLALMATLGLFAAGYLARPLGGIIMAHFGDKIGRKKMFTLSIFLMAFPTFVIGFLPTFETIGAAAPLLLLLMRIMQGAAIGGEMPGAWVFIAEHTPKQRYGLGVGTLTSGITGGILLGSIVAIIIERSYSTTEIHDFAWRIPFILGGIFGFISVYLRRFLQETPIFKELAAKKALSQELPVKTVIKSHKQACMITAALTWSLSTAIVVTILMTPDVVLKGIYNIDRNIALQANCAATLTLTLGCIFWGWLGDKTGTRTSMTLSWGGLAVTAIYFYSSLSTDIAASTLIFNYGLMGFFVGAIATTPIISTRAFPPEIRYSGLSFAYNVAYAIFGGLTPILTGAWLQQSHMAPAYYVAGVSLLAVAVAFIPLSWKGWTVNSEPSNEKSAVLNTSSL; translated from the coding sequence ATGACACCGCAAACCGCCAGCCAGCCCTCTGCGAGGCCTTTGGGCAAAGAAGACTATAAAACATTAGGCTTATCCTCTTTAGGGGGAACTCTTGAGTTTTACGACTTCGTTATCTTTGTTTTTTACGCAAAAATTATTTCCCAGCTATTTTTCCCAGGGGATAACGAATTTCTCGCACTAATGGCAACACTGGGTCTATTTGCAGCAGGTTACCTTGCCCGCCCTCTTGGTGGCATTATTATGGCTCACTTCGGGGATAAAATTGGCCGCAAGAAAATGTTTACCCTCAGTATTTTCTTAATGGCATTTCCAACATTTGTTATTGGTTTCTTACCTACTTTTGAAACCATTGGTGCTGCCGCGCCATTATTACTGCTGTTAATGCGTATTATGCAAGGTGCCGCGATTGGTGGTGAAATGCCAGGTGCCTGGGTATTCATTGCAGAACATACACCAAAACAACGCTATGGCTTAGGGGTTGGTACACTGACTTCTGGGATCACTGGTGGTATTTTATTAGGCTCTATCGTCGCCATTATTATTGAGCGTTCTTATAGCACAACTGAAATTCATGATTTTGCATGGCGTATTCCATTTATTCTTGGTGGTATTTTTGGGTTTATTTCTGTGTATTTACGTCGCTTTTTACAAGAAACTCCGATATTCAAAGAACTGGCAGCCAAAAAAGCCTTATCACAAGAGTTACCAGTCAAAACCGTCATTAAATCTCATAAACAAGCTTGTATGATCACCGCTGCACTGACGTGGTCATTATCAACCGCCATCGTTGTGACCATTTTGATGACACCTGATGTTGTGTTAAAAGGGATCTATAACATTGACCGTAATATTGCATTGCAAGCCAACTGTGCAGCGACTTTAACCTTAACATTAGGCTGTATCTTCTGGGGTTGGTTAGGCGATAAAACTGGCACACGTACCTCAATGACTTTATCGTGGGGTGGATTAGCCGTAACCGCAATTTACTTCTATTCGTCATTATCCACTGATATTGCTGCAAGTACGTTGATTTTCAACTATGGTTTGATGGGCTTCTTTGTTGGTGCGATTGCAACCACACCGATTATCAGTACCCGCGCATTTCCACCTGAAATTCGCTACTCTGGCCTGTCATTCGCTTACAATGTGGCTTATGCAATTTTTGGTGGTTTAACACCAATATTGACCGGAGCTTGGTTGCAGCAGTCTCACATGGCACCGGCTTATTATGTCGCTGGCGTCTCATTATTAGCGGTTGCTGTGGCCTTTATCCCATTATCTTGGAAGGGGTGGACAGTCAATTCTGAGCCTTCTAACGAAAAATCTGCAGTCCTAAACACTTCTAGTCTATAA
- a CDS encoding MdtA/MuxA family multidrug efflux RND transporter periplasmic adaptor subunit produces MNKQKQRKPFIRSAIFIAIIAAAGASWYFYHQEKQSDTQSTDAVAKPNSQRSAMGRPPRVLAPVQFAVAEQKVVPRFLSGLGTVQAANVVTVTSRVEGQLMQLYFTEGQHVNKGDLLAQIDPRPFEVQLSQAEGQLAKDKATLANAQLDLVRYQKLAGTKVISQQELDNQKAAVLQAQGSIKVDQAAVDNAKLQLTYSKITAPISGRVGLKQVDVGNFISAGTSTPLVVITQTQPADVLFALPEGDIPAIQQAQSSGEKVLIEAWDRNNIALIASGELLSTDNQIDAATGTLKIKARFTNEEEKLFPNQFVNVKMQVETLQNAVVIPTAALQMGNEGHYVWILSDDNKVSKHNVTVGMQDSQQVVIESGLAANTKVITDGVDKLTDGTTVEVVTPESIAKKEPRKGKPNSAEKA; encoded by the coding sequence ATGAATAAACAAAAACAACGTAAACCTTTTATTCGCTCTGCCATTTTTATTGCCATTATTGCGGCAGCTGGCGCTTCTTGGTATTTTTATCATCAAGAAAAACAATCAGATACACAATCTACTGATGCGGTAGCAAAACCGAATTCACAGCGAAGCGCAATGGGCCGCCCACCACGTGTTTTAGCTCCTGTGCAGTTTGCCGTGGCTGAACAAAAAGTTGTTCCTCGCTTTTTATCAGGTTTAGGCACAGTACAGGCTGCAAATGTTGTCACAGTAACCAGCCGTGTTGAAGGCCAGTTAATGCAGCTGTATTTTACCGAGGGGCAACACGTCAATAAGGGAGATTTATTAGCACAAATTGACCCTCGCCCATTTGAAGTTCAGCTATCACAAGCGGAAGGCCAATTGGCTAAAGACAAAGCAACATTAGCGAATGCACAATTAGATTTAGTTCGTTATCAAAAGCTTGCTGGTACTAAAGTGATTTCGCAACAAGAGCTAGATAACCAAAAAGCGGCGGTCTTACAGGCTCAAGGCAGTATTAAAGTCGACCAAGCAGCCGTCGACAACGCCAAACTTCAGTTAACCTACAGTAAAATTACCGCTCCAATTTCAGGGCGTGTTGGTTTAAAACAAGTGGATGTCGGAAACTTTATCTCTGCGGGAACCTCAACCCCTCTTGTTGTTATCACGCAAACTCAACCTGCAGATGTCCTTTTTGCGTTACCTGAAGGCGATATTCCCGCTATCCAACAGGCCCAATCCTCTGGTGAGAAAGTGTTGATTGAAGCTTGGGACAGAAACAATATCGCGCTAATCGCAAGTGGTGAGCTACTCAGTACTGATAACCAAATTGATGCCGCGACAGGCACGCTGAAAATAAAAGCGCGCTTTACTAATGAAGAAGAAAAACTTTTTCCAAATCAATTTGTTAACGTAAAAATGCAAGTTGAAACGCTACAAAATGCTGTGGTGATCCCAACAGCAGCACTGCAAATGGGTAATGAAGGCCATTATGTCTGGATATTAAGTGATGATAATAAAGTCAGCAAACACAATGTAACCGTGGGTATGCAAGACAGCCAACAAGTGGTTATTGAAAGCGGACTTGCTGCAAATACCAAAGTCATCACCGATGGTGTTGATAAACTCACCGATGGCACAACGGTTGAAGTCGTTACCCCTGAAAGCATTGCCAAAAAAGAGCCTCGCAAAGGTAAACCGAATAGCGCGGAGAAAGCGTAA
- a CDS encoding MdtB/MuxB family multidrug efflux RND transporter permease subunit: protein MQSEMLKGGGPSRLFILRPVATTLFMVAILLAGIIGYRFLPVSALPEVDYPTIQVVTLYPGASPDVMTSAVTAPLETQFGQMSGLKQMSSQSSGGASVITLMFQLTLPLEVAEQEVQAAINSASSLLPSDLPYPPIYNKVNPADPPVLTLAVTSDAMPLTQVQDIIETRIAQKISQVNGVGLVTLAGGQRPAVRVNLNPQAMAAKGLDSETIRLAINNANVNSAKGSFDGPTRAVTLSANDQMKSLDDYRQLIVAFQNGAPVRLGDIATIAQGAENAYLGAWANNEQAIVINVQRQPGANVIETTDTIRSLLPELIESLPKSVNVDILTDRTSTIRASVNDVQFELMLAIALVVMVIYLFLRNGIATLIPGIAVPLSLVGTFAVMYFCGFSVNNLTLMALTIATGFVVDDAIVVIENISRYLEKGDKPLVAALKGAGEIGFTIISLTFSLVAVLIPLLFMGDIVGRLFREFAITLAVAILISAVVSLTLTPMMCARLLKPESQHKHNRFELACERFFDRMVAGYAIWLKRILNHQWLTLSVALGTMVLTVLLYMWIPKGFFPLQDSGIIQGSIESRQSISFDAMAQKQQEVASKLLADPAVDNVTTYVGVDGNNPTLNNARLQITLKPLDQREDRVVAIIDRLQQSVDNIAGVNLYLQPMQDLTIDTQVARTQYQFTLQAGSLEELTTWVPRLLDALEQQPELTDVSSDWQNKGLVAYVNVNRDTASRFGITMSAIDNALYNAFGQRMISTIYTQSNQYRVILEHDTQTRDGMDALNDIRLKGTDGAIVPLSTLVNIQEGNGPLAINHLDQFPAVTFSFNVADGASLESAVNAVKLAESQIAMPKSITTQFQGATLAFEAALSSTIWLIAAAIVAMYIVLGILYESFIHPITILSTLPTAGVGALLALMMAGKDLDVIAVIGIILLIGIVKKNAIMMIDFALAAEREQGMSPYDAIYQACLLRFRPILMTTMAALLGALPLMLSTGVGAELRQPLGICMVGGLIMSQILTLFTTPVIYLLFDRLSHYFKDRRQAKKAQVS, encoded by the coding sequence ATGCAGTCTGAAATGTTAAAAGGCGGTGGGCCTTCTCGTTTATTTATTTTGCGCCCTGTTGCTACCACATTATTCATGGTGGCTATATTACTTGCAGGGATCATCGGCTATCGCTTCTTACCTGTTTCAGCCCTGCCCGAAGTCGATTACCCGACAATTCAAGTTGTTACCCTTTACCCGGGAGCCAGCCCCGATGTGATGACCTCTGCGGTGACTGCGCCATTGGAAACACAGTTTGGGCAAATGTCGGGTCTTAAACAGATGTCATCGCAAAGTTCAGGGGGAGCATCAGTTATCACGTTAATGTTCCAATTAACGTTACCTCTAGAGGTTGCGGAACAAGAAGTTCAAGCTGCGATTAACTCCGCCAGTAGCTTACTGCCTTCTGATTTACCTTATCCTCCGATTTATAATAAGGTTAACCCTGCTGACCCGCCTGTTCTCACCTTAGCGGTTACCTCTGATGCAATGCCGTTAACGCAGGTACAGGATATTATTGAAACGCGAATTGCCCAGAAAATATCCCAAGTTAATGGGGTAGGCTTAGTCACCTTAGCGGGTGGCCAGCGACCTGCTGTTCGCGTGAATTTAAACCCACAAGCCATGGCAGCCAAAGGGCTGGATAGCGAAACGATCCGCCTTGCCATTAACAATGCAAACGTCAACTCCGCCAAAGGGAGCTTCGATGGCCCTACGCGGGCGGTTACACTTTCTGCTAACGACCAAATGAAGTCACTTGACGACTATCGTCAACTTATTGTGGCCTTCCAAAATGGTGCGCCAGTGCGTTTAGGTGATATCGCAACGATTGCACAAGGGGCTGAAAATGCCTATTTAGGGGCATGGGCGAATAATGAACAAGCGATTGTGATCAATGTTCAGCGGCAGCCCGGCGCTAACGTGATTGAAACCACCGATACCATTCGTTCGCTGTTACCTGAATTAATTGAAAGTTTACCTAAATCGGTTAATGTCGATATTTTAACTGATAGAACCAGTACCATTCGAGCGTCCGTTAATGATGTACAGTTTGAGTTAATGTTAGCTATTGCCCTCGTGGTGATGGTGATTTACTTGTTTTTACGCAATGGAATTGCCACCTTAATACCAGGCATTGCCGTACCACTGTCGCTCGTTGGTACTTTTGCTGTGATGTACTTTTGTGGTTTTTCTGTCAACAACCTCACGCTAATGGCTTTAACCATCGCCACTGGTTTTGTAGTCGATGATGCGATTGTGGTGATTGAAAATATTTCTCGCTATTTAGAAAAAGGCGATAAACCACTGGTCGCTGCACTCAAAGGGGCAGGTGAAATCGGGTTTACCATTATCTCCCTCACCTTTTCTTTGGTTGCGGTGTTAATTCCTCTGTTATTTATGGGGGATATTGTCGGTCGGTTATTCCGCGAATTTGCCATTACCTTGGCTGTGGCTATTTTGATCTCCGCTGTCGTCTCTTTGACGTTAACCCCAATGATGTGCGCCCGTTTATTAAAACCGGAGTCACAACATAAACATAACCGTTTTGAACTAGCGTGTGAGCGCTTTTTTGACCGTATGGTTGCTGGATACGCTATTTGGTTAAAGCGTATTCTTAATCACCAATGGTTAACCCTTTCTGTGGCGCTTGGCACCATGGTACTGACTGTTTTGCTGTATATGTGGATCCCAAAAGGGTTTTTCCCGTTGCAAGACAGTGGAATTATTCAAGGCTCAATTGAAAGCCGTCAATCCATTTCTTTTGATGCCATGGCTCAGAAGCAGCAAGAAGTCGCGTCAAAGCTATTAGCAGATCCTGCGGTCGACAATGTCACCACCTATGTGGGGGTTGATGGGAATAACCCAACATTAAACAATGCACGCTTGCAAATTACCTTAAAGCCCCTTGATCAACGTGAAGATAGAGTGGTGGCGATTATTGATCGTCTACAACAATCCGTGGATAACATTGCAGGGGTGAATTTATATCTGCAACCCATGCAAGATCTCACCATCGATACGCAAGTTGCACGGACGCAGTATCAATTCACTTTACAAGCCGGTTCACTAGAGGAATTAACCACTTGGGTTCCACGCTTGTTAGACGCCCTAGAACAACAACCTGAACTCACTGATGTCAGTAGTGATTGGCAAAATAAAGGGCTAGTTGCTTATGTGAATGTGAACCGCGATACAGCAAGTCGTTTTGGTATCACGATGTCAGCCATTGATAACGCTTTATATAATGCATTTGGGCAGCGAATGATTTCGACTATCTATACGCAGTCAAATCAATATCGTGTGATATTAGAACATGACACACAAACCCGTGATGGTATGGATGCACTGAATGATATCCGTCTAAAAGGGACTGATGGAGCCATTGTGCCACTGAGCACTTTAGTGAATATTCAAGAAGGTAATGGGCCATTAGCCATTAATCACCTCGACCAATTCCCCGCTGTGACATTCTCGTTTAATGTGGCGGATGGCGCTTCGCTTGAGTCAGCCGTCAATGCCGTCAAATTGGCCGAATCACAAATTGCTATGCCAAAATCCATTACCACACAATTCCAAGGGGCGACTTTAGCCTTTGAAGCGGCATTAAGCAGCACTATTTGGTTAATTGCAGCTGCGATTGTGGCGATGTATATCGTATTGGGCATTTTATATGAAAGTTTCATTCACCCGATTACTATTTTGTCTACCCTACCGACAGCCGGGGTTGGCGCACTACTCGCTTTAATGATGGCAGGGAAAGATCTTGATGTTATTGCGGTCATCGGCATCATCTTATTAATTGGTATCGTGAAAAAGAATGCCATTATGATGATTGACTTTGCCCTTGCGGCAGAGCGTGAACAGGGAATGTCCCCTTATGATGCCATCTACCAAGCATGCTTGCTGCGTTTTCGCCCAATTTTAATGACCACCATGGCGGCCTTGCTGGGTGCTTTACCATTAATGCTAAGTACCGGTGTCGGTGCAGAATTACGCCAACCATTAGGAATTTGTATGGTTGGCGGCTTAATTATGAGCCAAATCCTCACTTTATTTACCACACCGGTTATTTACTTATTGTTCGACCGTCTTTCTCATTACTTTAAAGACCGTCGCCAAGCGAAGAAGGCACAGGTGTCATAA
- the mdtC gene encoding multidrug efflux RND transporter permease subunit MdtC, translated as MKRFFALFISRPVATTLISVAITLCGALSFLFLPVSPLPQVDYPVINVTASLPGASPETMASSVATPLERSLGSIAGISEMTSSSALGRTTITLEFNLDKDINNAAREVQAAINAAQNLLPSGMPSRPRYYKSNPSDAPIMILTMTSDTLNTGEIYDIASTRLAQRIAQIEGVSEVSVGGGSLPAVRVELNPTALFNQGVSLDAVRSAISSANVRQPQGYINDDEKRYQVQTNDELKKAADYRPIIVHYSQGNAVKLSDVANVKDSIENVRAAGMADGKPAILIVIRREAGANIIETVNRIRAELPEFNDMIPAAIDLKVAQDRTPTIRASLAEVERALLIAVALVILVVLLFLRSGRATLIPAVAVPVSLIGTFTAMYLCGFSLNNLSLMALTVATGFVVDDAIVVLENISRHIENGKKPFIAAVKGVHEVGFTVVSMSISLVAVFIPLLLMDGLVGRLFREFAITLATAIGISLVISLTLTPMMCAYLLKKRPHNVKAKHRGFGRVLLRLQESYGVALKWVLGHRRSVLAVLFATIGLNVYLYVTVPKTFFPEQDTGRVLGFVRADQSISFQSMKEKMTRFMQQVKADPATDNVTGFTGGSRVNSGFMYISLKPLSERTESSAEVINRLRAKLANEPGANLFMMPVQDIRVGGRQANASYQFTLLADELSALRDWEPAIRKALGELPQLTDVNSDKEDKGAEMAITYDRDLMAQLGIDVREANSLLNNAFGQRQVSTIYEAMNQYKVVMEVAPEYTQDVSSLNKMFVINKDGEAIPLSYFARWQPANAPLSVNHQGLSASSTIAFNVADGYTLNDAIVEIEKTMTALGVPSTVRGSFAGTAQIFQETLQSQLFLILAAIVTVYLVLGILYESYIHPLTILSTLPSAGVGALLALELFDTPFSLIALIGIMLLIGIVKKNAIIMVDFAIQAQRTAGLTAQEAIFRACLLRFRPIVMTTLAAIFGALPLMLGSGDGAELRQPLGITIVGGLIMSQLLTLFTTPVVYLSFDSLRQRWLRKKSLTQRIAENNHEA; from the coding sequence ATGAAGCGCTTCTTTGCTCTGTTTATTAGCCGCCCGGTAGCAACCACGCTTATTAGCGTCGCGATTACCTTGTGTGGTGCCCTGAGTTTTCTGTTTTTACCGGTTTCTCCGTTGCCTCAAGTGGATTACCCTGTGATTAACGTGACAGCGTCACTTCCTGGGGCATCACCCGAAACCATGGCCTCCTCCGTAGCGACGCCGCTTGAACGCTCTTTAGGCAGTATTGCAGGTATTAGTGAAATGACCTCAAGCAGTGCGCTTGGTCGAACCACCATTACCCTTGAATTTAATCTCGACAAAGACATTAATAACGCGGCTAGGGAAGTGCAAGCTGCGATTAATGCCGCACAAAACCTGCTGCCCAGCGGAATGCCAAGCCGCCCACGTTATTACAAGTCAAACCCGTCTGATGCGCCAATTATGATTTTGACCATGACCTCAGACACCCTGAATACTGGCGAGATTTATGATATTGCTTCAACGCGCTTAGCCCAACGAATTGCCCAAATTGAAGGGGTTAGTGAAGTTTCAGTTGGTGGCGGCTCGCTCCCTGCCGTGCGGGTTGAACTCAACCCAACTGCCCTATTTAATCAAGGGGTTTCCCTTGATGCCGTGCGTTCAGCCATCAGTAGTGCTAACGTTCGCCAACCGCAAGGCTATATCAATGATGACGAAAAACGTTATCAAGTACAGACTAATGATGAGTTAAAAAAAGCGGCAGATTATCGGCCAATTATTGTTCATTATAGTCAAGGCAATGCTGTAAAGCTCAGCGATGTCGCCAATGTTAAAGATTCCATTGAAAACGTACGCGCTGCCGGTATGGCAGACGGTAAACCGGCTATTTTGATTGTTATTCGCCGCGAAGCGGGTGCCAATATCATTGAAACAGTGAATCGAATTCGTGCTGAGTTACCTGAATTCAATGACATGATCCCTGCCGCTATTGATTTAAAAGTGGCACAAGACAGAACACCGACCATCCGCGCGTCTCTAGCCGAAGTGGAACGTGCTCTACTAATTGCCGTTGCCTTGGTGATCCTCGTGGTACTGCTGTTCTTACGTTCAGGTCGCGCTACTTTGATCCCTGCCGTTGCTGTCCCTGTCTCATTGATTGGGACTTTTACGGCCATGTATTTATGTGGCTTTAGTTTAAATAACTTGTCATTGATGGCATTAACGGTTGCGACGGGTTTTGTGGTTGATGATGCCATTGTCGTATTAGAAAATATCTCGCGTCATATCGAAAATGGTAAAAAACCGTTTATTGCGGCGGTTAAAGGCGTGCATGAAGTCGGCTTTACCGTCGTTTCCATGAGTATTTCCTTAGTGGCTGTTTTTATTCCGCTACTGCTTATGGATGGACTGGTCGGCCGTTTATTCCGCGAATTTGCCATTACCCTTGCAACCGCTATCGGTATTTCTTTGGTGATCTCATTAACGCTCACCCCTATGATGTGTGCTTACTTACTGAAGAAACGCCCTCACAACGTCAAAGCCAAGCATCGTGGGTTTGGCCGTGTGTTATTGCGTTTGCAAGAAAGTTATGGCGTTGCTTTAAAATGGGTGCTTGGACATCGCCGTAGTGTTCTCGCGGTGCTATTTGCCACAATCGGCTTAAACGTTTACCTGTATGTCACCGTTCCAAAAACGTTCTTCCCTGAACAAGACACTGGCCGAGTGCTGGGCTTTGTTCGCGCAGACCAAAGCATTTCATTCCAGTCGATGAAAGAGAAAATGACCCGTTTTATGCAGCAAGTTAAAGCCGACCCAGCGACAGATAATGTCACCGGCTTTACTGGCGGTAGTCGGGTAAATAGCGGTTTTATGTATATTTCATTAAAGCCACTGAGTGAACGCACGGAAAGCTCAGCTGAAGTCATTAATCGATTACGCGCGAAATTAGCCAATGAACCGGGGGCTAACCTGTTTATGATGCCAGTGCAAGATATTCGAGTTGGTGGCCGACAAGCCAATGCCAGCTACCAGTTTACCCTGCTTGCAGATGAGCTTTCTGCATTACGTGACTGGGAACCTGCTATCCGTAAAGCACTTGGCGAATTACCACAGCTGACCGATGTGAACTCCGATAAGGAAGACAAAGGCGCAGAAATGGCGATCACCTACGACAGGGACTTAATGGCTCAATTAGGTATTGATGTTCGTGAAGCCAACAGCTTGCTCAACAATGCATTTGGTCAGCGCCAAGTTTCCACTATTTATGAAGCAATGAACCAATATAAAGTGGTGATGGAAGTTGCCCCTGAATATACGCAAGATGTCAGCTCCCTCAATAAGATGTTTGTTATCAATAAAGATGGTGAAGCGATCCCTCTGTCTTATTTTGCGCGTTGGCAGCCTGCCAATGCCCCATTAAGCGTGAATCACCAAGGGCTATCAGCGTCATCCACTATTGCGTTTAATGTCGCAGACGGTTATACCTTAAATGATGCCATTGTCGAAATTGAAAAAACCATGACCGCACTTGGCGTGCCATCAACAGTAAGAGGCTCTTTTGCAGGAACGGCACAGATATTCCAAGAAACCTTACAATCACAATTGTTTTTAATCTTAGCCGCCATCGTGACTGTTTATTTAGTACTGGGCATATTGTATGAAAGTTATATTCATCCACTGACTATTTTATCAACCCTCCCTTCTGCAGGAGTCGGTGCATTACTAGCCCTTGAACTATTCGACACTCCATTTAGTTTAATCGCCTTAATTGGCATCATGCTATTAATTGGGATCGTCAAGAAGAACGCCATTATTATGGTGGATTTCGCTATTCAAGCACAAAGAACGGCGGGTTTAACGGCCCAAGAAGCCATTTTCCGTGCCTGTTTATTACGTTTTCGTCCGATTGTAATGACGACACTCGCTGCCATTTTTGGTGCGCTACCGTTAATGCTAGGTAGTGGTGATGGTGCGGAATTACGCCAGCCCCTCGGGATCACGATTGTCGGTGGCTTAATAATGAGCCAATTACTGACCTTATTTACCACTCCTGTTGTGTATTTAAGTTTTGATAGCTTGAGACAACGTTGGCTGCGAAAAAAATCATTAACGCAGAGAATCGCGGAGAATAACCATGAAGCTTAG